Proteins from one Rosa chinensis cultivar Old Blush chromosome 7, RchiOBHm-V2, whole genome shotgun sequence genomic window:
- the LOC112177914 gene encoding uncharacterized protein At2g29880 encodes MGPPQQVKGKGAKEEGKDVGNYDKWSNEERNQLLQVLVDAAKRGWRDPQSGLIDKKTVESKILPSFNKKKLGCEKTYKHYTHQVKWFKKQYSMYSELMCHSSGFRWDPIMKRITASDEVWEDYFKAHQKNRSLRNQTFIDYEDLKIAVGNRIATGKFSISLGDDTDATTYMVEESESGALNDLVYNKNSDAFIPAGDESSFQGYSPPPSFLPFEGTNVGVLNNNVKTNTRSSATGKRNRNEFERNNSLTDDISEADVRKSIGSIATNFNKMYSLMEKRESRDTEC; translated from the exons ATGGGACCTCCGCAACAAGTAAAGGGCAAAGGAGCAAAAGAAGAGGGAAAGGATGTGGGAAATTATGACAAATGGagtaatgaagagagaaatcagTTACTGCAAGTCTTAGTTGATGCTGCCAAACGTGGTTGGCGCGATCCTCAAAGTGGTTTGATAGACAAAAAAACAGTTGAGAGCAAAATACTTCcatcttttaataaaaaaaaactagggtGTGAAAAGACTTATAAACATTACACTCATCAGGTGAAATGGTTTAAGAAACAATACTCTATGTATTCTGAGCTTATGTGTCATAGCTCCGGCTTTAGGTGGGACCCCATCATGAAGAGAATCACTGCTAGTGATGAAGTATGGGAAGATTACTTCAAG GCACACCAAAAAAATAGAAGCCTTCGCAACCAGACTTTCATAGACTATGAGGATTTGAAAATTGCAGTGGGAAACAGAATTGCAACAGGAAAGTTTTCAATTAGCCTGGGCGATGATACTGATGCAACCACATACATGGTTGAGGAAAGTGAAAGTGGTGCTTTGAATGACTTGGTCTACAACAAAAATTCTGATGCATTCATACCAGCAGGGGATGAATCATCATTCCAAGGTTATTCACCACCGCCATCATTCTTACCTTTTGAGGGCACGAATGTTGGAGTTCTTAATAACAATGTGAAAACAAATACTAGAAGTAGTGCAACTGGAAAACGCAACAGGAATGAGTTTGAGAGAAATAATAGCTTGACTGATGATATTTCTGAAGCTGATGTTAGGAAAAGCATTGGTTCCATTGCcaccaatttcaacaaaatgtATAGCCTAATGGAGAAAAGAGAATCAAGGGATACAGAATGCTAG